A region of the Peromyscus leucopus breed LL Stock chromosome X, UCI_PerLeu_2.1, whole genome shotgun sequence genome:
AATGTCTCTGCAGTGGCTGATCTTCATTGCTGCCACAGCAAGTTTTCTGGCATTCCAGTTAATCACAAACGCCATTTATGAGGAGCAGTATGGGGGAGATGTGGCTTGGATATCCaagcagagcaggcagatgtTCCCGATCGACGAGGAGGATGAGGACATCAAGGATAAGGGCatggaggatgaggatgaggaagaatgAAGAACCAGATGGAAGCAGAGGAGGTCGGGGCAGAAAATGAGATGCTCATGGAAGAGAGTGCAGGAGCTCCGTGCCTCCTGACTTAGCGACCTGTAACTGTGAGTGATCCATGGTCCTTACTCTAGATGCAGGTTGGGTGTATTCTTAACCACATCCATAGTAAAATCCACCTGATAATATTTAGGCTCATTCCTCAGCGCCATTACTgtctctcatcccctcctcctctccactctcTTCTCGGACCTGTCCTTAGCACCTCTCCTACCATCCCCTGTTCCCACTCCTCAACCTGCTCCCCTGCATCTCTCATTTTTGCAcctttcctctccctgctctgcttcctgtcccgGCTCCCCTTTTTGTGACTTTCTACTCCCTGCTCCATCCCCCTCCATGTTCCCTTTATTGCAtctttcctgtccccctccctgctccctttttgtgccttttctctccctgctccaTCCCCCTCCCTACTCCCTTTTGGCTCCACCCCCTGGCTCCATCCCCCTCGctgctccctttctcctctccctgctcccatccccctccctaCTCCCTTTTGGTGCCTTTCTTCTCCTGGTTCCATCCCCCTCCCGGCTCCATCCCCTCCCGGatccatcccctccccctcccggctccatccccctcccctcccggCTCCCCTTTTCCACGCCTTTCTTCCTGTTCCATCCCCACCCTGCTCCCTTTATTGCATATTTCCTCTCCCTGCTCCATTCCCCTCCCTACTCCCTTTTGGCACCTTTCTTCTGGTTCCTTCCCCATCCTGGCTCCATACCCCTCTCAGTTCTATCCCCCTTCCGGCTCCattccccttcctgctccccttttCCGCACCTTTCTCCATGTTCCaaccccctccctgctcccttttTGCACTTTTCCTCTTCAGATTCCTTCCTGGTCCATGCTCTGGTTTTCTAGCCTTTCCTGTCCTGCTCCCCTACCCCTCCTGACTCCCCTTTTGCTAcactcttcttcctgctcctctctccctccctgctcccctttttgctcctttcctctctacctcccctccctgctcccttttgcccctgccttttttcttcttgcTCCTATCCCCCTCCCTGTTCCtcttttcctgcctttcttctcctgtctcccatccccctccctgttctctcctcctccctcctcccattttaGTTCCTTCTCCCCCAGCTAACATTCCCCCTCACTTTGGCTTTTTCCTCTCCAGCACTcatcctcctccctgctcccctttTTATGACTTACctcaccctgcctgcctgcctgactcccatttcctgcttccctttctcccagctcccctccttccctgcttCCCCTACTTGCCTTACACCTTTCCACCTTTTGcttcttctgtccttcctgccctcccctcgGCTTCCCTGCCCCATTTCCTGCTTGCCTCTTCATCTCCTCAGTCTTTCTTTTTgcccctcctctggctcctccatCCCCCTCAATCCCCTACTGCTCTGATTTCCTCACCATCCCTGCCCCCTGCCTTTTCTCCCCTGTCAATCAATCCCCCTCACTTCACTCTCCCTGTCCCCCCACCCTGTGCTCCCTTCCTACCTCTGCTCCCCCTCTAGCTTTCTACTCTAGTCTATCTATCCTCCCATCCCTCTCCCATCTTCGctcttctcccttcctgctctccaccTCCCGCCTGTCCCCCTGGCTTTTAGCCCTTCTTCtcacccttcccttttctcctagTCCCCTCCCTgttcccccctccctgccccctcgctgcctctttctcctccttacatttccattttcttacatctctactttctttctgcctcccttctcccttccctctcttcactcctctccccacccctgatgcccagcttcctgctccatctGTGCTcctacttcctgcctctcctcctctttgttcctctcttctccctgttgTTTCTGCTCTCCttcacctcttccctccctctcttgattctccccctgccctcccccttcTTGCACCTCCCCCTTCATCCTTTCCACCCCCTGTCCATCaatctcctcccctctctgcttattccccttcctgtctccttccccacttcccttttctgtccctcccttccccctctttgTTCTTCCCACTCTGCTTCCTGCAATGCCTCCAGCTATCTTCTTGCTCCCTCCCCCAGTTGGCTTCCCTTACCTCCTTGCtgcctctttgtctgtctgtctctcctctcctcccttgttCTGTCCCCCCACTCCCAGGTTGCTATCTGatccctcttcccttctgttaCCCAAGtcccttctgttctctctgtcctaGTCATCACCCAGCTCTGCCATTCCCTGCCCCCCTCTTCCCATTTCTCATTATCCtttcttcactctctctctctctctccacacaccctTTCTCCTCTGGATTCCCCTTCCCACTCtaccccccttcctcccttccctctctcccccaactgcccttcttccctcccctccccctcccccttcactctcctcttcctctcccacctcccccagcctctctcctctctAAGTCCCCTTCCACCCTCCTTTTTGTTCCTAGGCCTTTTGCTTTTAAAAGGAGGTCccaaagccaggtggtagtggcagcACAGGCatgcccatgcctttaatcccagcactcaggaggcacaggtacgcagatctctgtgggttcaaggccagcctggtctatagaacgagatccaggacaggcaccaaaactacacagagaaaccctgtctcaaaaccaaactgaaacaaacaaacaaacaaaggaggtCCCATCTGGGAGGCTAGGAACCTAACAGAATTGCAAAGTCAGAGCTGTGGGCAGAAGAAGTTGAGTGCAGCTAAGGCCAGGTATCTGATGATGACTGGAATCCAGCCAACTGGGGCTGGTGTAGCCCTAGGTAACAAGGGACTACAGAGTGGTAGTGAAGTTCTTGGTCCTTGctgcttcttttttctctgttgGCACATCTTTCCCAGATGCAGGTCATGCTCAGAGCTTGCCCAGCCTGGCTGAGTAATGGTAGAGTCTGAAAGCTACGGGCCAGTGGCTTGTTTTTTAGGACAAATTAGCATTTTGTTGATGATATTATgctaaaaattaacaaatacagaATGGAGATTTTGATACCCTTCTGTCCCATGGGTTATGAATAATGAGCTATGTACACAGGAAAAAACTGTCACCATGAAGATTTTTTTAGgctaaaatactttttttctccCATGTTTATATTCTCCAGATGTTCATAACCATCAATTAAGGAAGAAGGAATTTAAGTGTCTGCTGTTTTATTTCTTCGGTGAGCCTAAGTTCATGGTGTCTGCCCCATCCAAATCTGACAAACCCAATGAATGGGAGTGCGAAAATGCTGCTGAAGAAGCtgcaggggaagaagaggaggaagatggtgAAACTGGAGAGCTGGCCAGAGAGTCAAAAAAGAGCCTGGACCCTGCACAGGGCTCCCCACCGTAGGAACGCAGGTACTGGCTTCTCTAACTAACCATTCCTAACATAGCCCTGTGACTAAGAgcttcatgtttttaaaacattcttggTAAACAAAACAGTTGTTAAATTTTCATACtactaaatattaaattaaataaattttaaatttatttaatatttaactaGACTAGTTTAACATCCACAGTGTACTCATTTGTTAAGCAGGAGTGAGTTGTTTCTAGATGGAAGGCCTTTAGACTATGAGATGACTTAGAACACATGGGAATTTGTCAGACTTGGTAGTAAAAGATCATGAAGAGACATTCTGCCTGCATTGTGCGGCCACAGAAATAGAGTGTATTGTTCTTATGGTGCTGATGAAAGTTGGAAAAAGTTAAGTGTTTCAAGTGAAATCACACCTCATGATTCATTTGTAGATTATCAGCCTagttttgattttaatatttcaaattatatgaaactaaaaaaaaattaaagtttgtttttactGAATTGGGAATTGGGCATTATATTTTCTGTGTTCACCTTtgtctctttttatctttctgaatTTTCCCATTTCTAGATCTAGTTTTAAAGAGATGAAAAtctctatttaaaacaaaattaaatctttttcaaatttaattttttattttaaattttaattatttattttttaaattaaaatattttaaatgagatttttCAAGAGATGAAGATCTCATTTTAAAGAGATGGAAGCTGAGTAGCTGAGAAGCTAAGGAATGTGTAGGGTTGGTATATAAACATGCAAAGTTTTGTGCTCTGAGAagcagttaaagaaaaagaaaaaccaggccTTTATAGTGGTTGCTAGTTGGATTATGTGGTTGATATGACCAGATTATGGAAGCTATGAACCCCATGAGCATTCTGGTAAATGAAGATCAGCTAGGGAAGCATGGCAGGGAAGTGGTTTACTTTTTCCTTGTTGAGAGACAGTGGTATTACATAGAATTGGCAAGAGTGTCAGTAGTGCcttttaagaaaatacaaatgttgCTTATCTCTTATTTCCTCCTACAGTTGGAAAGccgagaagaaagaaatggatgaaggAAGAAATGGTTTTCATTAGTTTTCCCATTTTTAGTAGTTTAGAAAATTGATTGTGTTCTAAAGTCACTATATAAACATGTCATCAACAGACATCTGACTACACAGTGACCTTTTTATAGATATgttcatgttaaaaataaaagtttgttttGCATAAAACTACAGCCATTTTATGTTATGTTAATCcatgggggttttttgttttatctttttagttTTGTCTCATCTTGAAAAAGACGATACTAAATAATACTAATGGGTAACTGAACCAGCAGCGCCAGCAGCAGCTGGAAAT
Encoded here:
- the LOC114687287 gene encoding tumor rejection antigen P815A-like produces the protein MSDNKKPDCGHSDSNGEDDGNRFLEEILMSLQWLIFIAATASFLAFQLITNAIYEEQYGGDVAWISKQSRQMFPIDEEDEDIKDKDVHNHQLRKKEFKCLLFYFFGEPKFMVSAPSKSDKPNEWECENAAEEAAGEEEEEDGETGELARESKKSLDPAQGSPP